Proteins encoded within one genomic window of Bacillus kexueae:
- a CDS encoding ABC transporter ATP-binding protein — translation MNDIIQVCNVGKNFKGKTILKDVNLTIEKGKTIGIIGSNGSGKSVLFKLIAGFMTPDTGEIYVRGQKLGQDIDFPPNTGALINEPGFLELYSGFKNLQFLAKINDKINDAKIRETLQSVGLNPDDNSRVGVYSMGMKKKLGIAQAIMEDQDIIILDEPFNALDFKTYKDIKEIIKEQQNKGNTILLTSHNQADIEELCDETYIILENEVVPLTEEIKEEYLQR, via the coding sequence ATGAACGATATCATTCAAGTATGTAATGTAGGGAAAAACTTTAAAGGGAAAACAATTTTAAAAGATGTAAACTTAACGATCGAGAAGGGAAAAACAATCGGAATCATCGGCTCAAATGGGAGCGGCAAATCCGTCTTGTTCAAACTGATAGCTGGATTTATGACACCTGATACGGGGGAAATTTATGTACGAGGTCAAAAACTAGGACAAGACATCGACTTCCCTCCTAATACCGGTGCACTGATTAATGAACCAGGCTTTCTCGAACTATATAGCGGATTTAAAAACCTACAATTTCTAGCAAAAATCAACGATAAAATTAATGATGCAAAAATAAGGGAGACTTTACAATCAGTAGGGTTAAACCCCGACGATAACTCCAGGGTTGGCGTCTATTCCATGGGGATGAAAAAAAAGCTCGGAATCGCACAAGCCATTATGGAAGACCAAGATATTATTATTTTAGACGAACCATTCAATGCCTTAGATTTTAAAACTTACAAAGATATTAAAGAAATCATTAAGGAGCAGCAAAATAAGGGAAATACCATTTTATTAACGAGCCACAACCAAGCTGACATCGAAGAGTTATGTGATGAAACATATATTATTTTAGAAAACGAGGTCGTTCCCTTAACCGAAGAAATCAAAGAAGAATATTTACAAAGATAA
- a CDS encoding glycerate kinase, with translation MKIIIAPDSFKGSVSSTKAALAIERGIKSVLSDCETICIPMADGGEGTVEAILAITGGKEIYENVNDPLGRPIQASFGWVEEERTAVIEVAAASGLPLLKKEELNPDQASTYGTGQLVKRALDLGAKKIIIGLGGSATVDAGTGLLQALGVKFFNQHEEEIIMGGGRLGEIDRIDTDELDIRLLQTEVVIASDVMNPLLGEEGAVNVFGAQKGVREDEMDVFESGMNHFANVVVETVQKDYRQAHGAGAAGGIGFSLLSFLNARLQSGFSLISELSNLKEQIRTAQIVMTGEGKMDKQSLYGKVPIGIAKIAKEFDIPVCAFTGKFEGDMQLFKQHGIPIIVPIVDGPMDVTTAMNRGEELLEKAAERLMIWGQAFSKVIK, from the coding sequence GTGAAAATTATAATTGCACCTGACTCATTTAAAGGATCGGTTTCAAGTACAAAGGCAGCGTTAGCGATTGAGCGTGGTATCAAAAGCGTTCTTTCGGATTGTGAAACCATCTGTATCCCGATGGCAGATGGTGGAGAAGGAACAGTTGAAGCGATATTAGCCATTACCGGTGGGAAGGAGATTTATGAGAATGTCAACGATCCACTTGGTAGACCTATTCAAGCTTCTTTTGGGTGGGTTGAGGAAGAAAGAACCGCCGTCATTGAAGTGGCCGCAGCCTCTGGTCTTCCTTTATTAAAGAAGGAAGAGCTAAATCCTGATCAAGCCTCTACATATGGCACAGGGCAACTAGTGAAGAGAGCTTTAGATTTGGGAGCCAAAAAGATCATAATCGGACTTGGAGGTAGTGCAACCGTCGATGCGGGTACAGGTCTGTTGCAAGCACTCGGTGTCAAGTTTTTCAATCAACATGAAGAGGAAATAATAATGGGCGGTGGAAGACTTGGAGAAATCGACAGAATTGATACAGACGAACTTGATATACGACTTTTGCAAACAGAAGTTGTCATCGCATCCGATGTGATGAATCCGTTATTAGGAGAAGAAGGAGCAGTAAACGTTTTCGGTGCACAAAAAGGGGTCCGTGAAGATGAAATGGATGTCTTCGAATCTGGAATGAATCATTTTGCTAATGTGGTTGTCGAGACCGTTCAAAAAGATTACCGCCAAGCACATGGTGCGGGAGCGGCGGGGGGGATCGGCTTCTCTCTTTTATCCTTTCTAAATGCTAGATTACAAAGTGGTTTTAGCTTAATTAGTGAGCTTTCTAACTTAAAAGAACAAATACGGACCGCTCAAATCGTGATGACCGGTGAAGGCAAAATGGACAAACAATCGCTGTACGGAAAAGTCCCAATTGGAATCGCTAAGATTGCAAAAGAGTTTGATATACCAGTCTGTGCATTTACAGGAAAATTTGAAGGGGACATGCAACTGTTTAAACAGCATGGAATACCTATCATTGTCCCTATTGTAGATGGGCCAATGGATGTAACAACGGCGATGAATAGGGGTGAAGAGTTGCTAGAAAAGGCTGCTGAACGATTAATGATTTGGGGGCAAGCCTTTTCAAAAGTGATCAAGTAG
- a CDS encoding tripartite tricarboxylate transporter permease, whose translation MDFDSLIYGFQVALTFENILFAFIGVLAGTIIGMLPGLGPISAIAIMIPLSYGMNPASALILMAGVYYGAVFGGSTSSILLNAPGISGTVATSFDGYPLAKQGKAGKALAIAAIASFCGGTISVVLLMLVAPFMADVAISFGPTEYFALMLLGLTAIASLSEGSTVKALISATMGLIVATIGMDQQTGTLRFTFGSPYLMEGIDFLIIALGLFALAEVGSLILSRNKQGFGKSENVGSLKITRNEAKEISGPIARHSLLGFVLGVLPGAGATIASFMSYLSEKRLAKDSSTFGKGNIKGLAAPEASNNAATSGAFVPLLTLGIPGSGTTAVLLGALLVVGVQPGPLMLQDHPDVFWGVIASMYIGNLFLLLLNLPLIPYISRILYIPKPMLISLIIVFCLIGVYAVSFNTFHLYLLVFFGVLGYFMRMYAFPAPPFILAFILGGMMEQAFRQALTISNGSLTIFTESKITLLLLILSFFSLIIPLIRPIIRKRQRSHNDHTHGKGMS comes from the coding sequence ATGGATTTTGACAGTCTAATATATGGATTTCAAGTTGCATTAACGTTTGAAAATATCCTTTTTGCCTTCATCGGTGTATTAGCAGGTACGATCATCGGGATGTTACCAGGTCTTGGTCCTATCAGCGCCATCGCCATTATGATTCCACTAAGCTATGGGATGAACCCAGCTTCGGCCCTTATCTTAATGGCAGGCGTTTATTATGGAGCTGTGTTTGGGGGTTCAACCTCATCCATCCTTTTGAATGCTCCTGGGATATCCGGAACGGTTGCCACCTCGTTTGATGGCTATCCGCTTGCCAAACAAGGAAAAGCTGGTAAAGCGTTAGCGATTGCAGCCATCGCCTCCTTTTGCGGTGGGACCATCAGCGTTGTCTTGTTAATGCTTGTTGCGCCGTTCATGGCGGATGTAGCTATTTCCTTTGGACCGACCGAGTATTTTGCCCTCATGCTACTTGGGTTAACCGCCATTGCAAGTTTATCGGAGGGCTCCACGGTTAAAGCTTTAATCTCTGCGACAATGGGTCTTATTGTTGCCACGATTGGAATGGATCAACAAACCGGTACACTTCGCTTCACCTTTGGTTCTCCATACTTAATGGAGGGAATTGATTTTCTCATAATCGCACTCGGCTTGTTTGCCCTTGCAGAAGTTGGCTCCCTAATCTTATCGCGAAATAAACAAGGGTTCGGAAAAAGCGAGAACGTCGGTTCACTCAAAATTACACGAAATGAAGCGAAGGAAATCTCGGGTCCGATTGCGCGCCACTCTTTATTAGGCTTTGTTCTTGGGGTTTTACCTGGAGCAGGCGCAACCATCGCATCGTTTATGTCCTATTTATCGGAGAAGCGACTGGCGAAGGATTCCTCAACGTTTGGAAAAGGAAACATAAAAGGGCTGGCCGCACCTGAAGCATCCAATAATGCGGCAACAAGCGGGGCATTCGTTCCGTTATTAACGCTAGGGATTCCTGGTTCAGGGACAACAGCGGTGTTGTTAGGAGCCTTGTTAGTTGTAGGGGTTCAGCCGGGACCGTTAATGCTTCAAGACCACCCGGATGTGTTTTGGGGTGTAATTGCGAGTATGTATATCGGAAACTTATTTTTACTGCTTTTAAATTTACCGTTAATCCCGTATATTTCGCGGATTTTATATATTCCAAAGCCGATGCTCATTTCTCTTATTATCGTCTTTTGTTTAATCGGGGTTTACGCCGTTAGCTTTAACACGTTCCATCTGTATTTACTCGTCTTCTTTGGCGTTTTAGGATACTTCATGCGAATGTACGCCTTTCCAGCACCTCCTTTTATTCTCGCGTTTATTTTAGGAGGGATGATGGAGCAAGCCTTTCGCCAAGCGCTGACGATTTCAAATGGGAGCTTGACCATTTTTACGGAAAGCAAGATCACCTTGCTGTTACTCATTCTTTCATTCTTTTCGCTAATCATCCCGCTCATTCGCCCGATTATACGAAAGCGACAACGGAGTCATAACGACCATACTCATGGAAAGGGGATGTCCTAA
- a CDS encoding sodium/proline symporter, whose product MSAHPLTVLVIGIYLLLLVLIGILSSRKSSGGLTDFFLAGRGLGKWTVALSAVSSGRSGWLILGVTGMAYANGLLAVWALAGFITVEVLMFFFVARRFRKYSEQTDSITVPDILETRYQDQSNLLRVTSAVIIIFFMVAYVGSQIVAGGTAFSSTLGLSTEGGMWFTAIILLVYTSLGGFHAVSKTDVLQAGFMFLSLIILPIVAIVQIGGLGPILGAMHTEGSGYYGLLGYGFGATMGLIGIGFGSPGNPHILVRYMSLKNPKEMRQAALIGSIWNVLMGWGAIFVGLAGRAYFPNVAQLPGENNEAIFTTLGNELFNPFFMGILLVAILAAIMSSADSQLLVGSSSLVRDLYHRMIGKDKELDEKKLVLYSRLSIVLLMGLSIWLAFSAQEFVFWMVLFAWGGLGACFGPALLLTLYWKGTTKQGVFWGMVVGLITVILVKKQPEWTYHFLPDIKGLVGRLLFGITYEAVPGFIMSLVVTVLVSLFTKKPSNAEKVMKDLAS is encoded by the coding sequence ATGAGTGCTCATCCTCTAACGGTATTAGTCATAGGCATTTACCTTCTTTTGTTAGTTTTAATTGGAATATTAAGTTCAAGGAAAAGTTCAGGTGGTCTCACCGACTTTTTTCTAGCGGGGCGAGGTTTAGGGAAGTGGACCGTTGCCTTAAGTGCTGTTAGTTCTGGGAGAAGTGGCTGGCTTATATTAGGTGTTACGGGTATGGCATATGCGAATGGGTTATTAGCTGTATGGGCTTTAGCAGGCTTTATTACAGTAGAAGTGCTTATGTTCTTCTTTGTGGCAAGACGATTTCGAAAGTACAGTGAGCAAACGGATAGCATTACAGTACCAGATATACTAGAGACGCGGTATCAAGACCAATCTAATCTCCTTCGCGTAACAAGTGCTGTGATCATTATTTTCTTTATGGTCGCATATGTAGGAAGTCAAATTGTTGCGGGTGGTACCGCCTTTTCCTCAACTCTCGGATTATCCACTGAAGGAGGTATGTGGTTTACAGCAATTATTCTATTAGTCTATACCTCCTTAGGAGGCTTTCATGCGGTAAGTAAAACAGATGTGTTACAAGCCGGATTTATGTTTTTATCTTTAATCATTCTTCCAATTGTCGCTATCGTTCAAATCGGAGGGTTAGGCCCTATTTTAGGGGCTATGCATACGGAAGGCTCGGGCTATTATGGGTTACTCGGTTATGGTTTTGGTGCGACGATGGGATTAATCGGAATTGGATTCGGTAGTCCCGGTAATCCACATATTCTTGTTCGCTACATGTCATTAAAAAATCCGAAAGAGATGAGGCAAGCAGCGTTAATCGGATCAATATGGAATGTATTAATGGGGTGGGGAGCAATTTTTGTAGGTTTGGCAGGTCGTGCTTATTTTCCAAATGTAGCTCAGCTACCAGGTGAAAATAATGAAGCAATCTTTACGACTTTAGGAAATGAGCTTTTTAATCCTTTCTTTATGGGAATTTTACTTGTCGCCATTTTAGCTGCCATCATGTCTAGTGCGGATAGTCAGCTCTTAGTTGGTTCAAGCTCTCTTGTGCGAGATCTATATCATCGCATGATTGGAAAGGATAAAGAACTAGATGAGAAAAAGCTCGTATTGTATAGTCGGCTATCCATCGTTCTTTTGATGGGATTATCTATTTGGTTAGCTTTCTCTGCTCAAGAATTTGTATTTTGGATGGTCCTCTTTGCTTGGGGAGGGTTAGGAGCATGTTTTGGGCCGGCGCTCCTCTTAACGCTTTATTGGAAGGGAACGACGAAACAAGGTGTGTTCTGGGGGATGGTCGTAGGATTAATAACGGTGATTCTCGTGAAAAAACAACCGGAATGGACCTATCATTTTCTTCCAGATATAAAAGGTTTGGTGGGAAGATTACTATTCGGTATTACGTATGAGGCAGTTCCTGGTTTTATTATGTCATTAGTAGTAACGGTTTTAGTAAGCTTATTTACAAAAAAGCCGTCAAATGCTGAAAAAGTAATGAAAGATTTAGCTTCTTAA
- a CDS encoding ornithine cyclodeaminase family protein — MHFFSAAEIESAISIERLVNVFEKAFKQQEEFKVPNRMHISDGDNTALLMPVFDQDYYAIKLVGVAPHNSLLNKSSIHGTVLLHDRQTFEPIAMFDGQSVTALRTGAIGGLGIRYLAKRRAETIGIVGTGVQGWSHLKAAIAVRPIKQVFLFNRNIEKAEAFANKIREVYPMIEVYCSNIEDLVRHSEIIVTATTSTTPVLPDLASSMWEGKLIVAVGSFKPNMQELPRSLLEATSTFFIDTINAINESGDIIRAKEIHGNSFQCQSIDQIVQMNPDIGRIGIFKTVGSALFDLLTVRAVYEAFYQGE, encoded by the coding sequence ATGCATTTTTTTTCAGCAGCGGAAATAGAGTCGGCTATTTCAATTGAAAGGTTAGTTAACGTATTTGAAAAGGCGTTCAAACAGCAAGAAGAGTTTAAAGTTCCCAACCGAATGCACATATCAGACGGAGATAACACGGCCTTATTAATGCCAGTATTTGATCAAGACTATTATGCAATCAAACTAGTTGGGGTTGCTCCTCATAATTCTTTACTTAACAAGTCTTCGATTCATGGGACTGTATTATTACATGACCGTCAAACATTCGAGCCAATTGCAATGTTCGATGGGCAATCGGTTACTGCTTTACGAACAGGTGCAATCGGTGGGCTGGGCATTCGTTATTTAGCTAAGCGGCGCGCTGAAACAATCGGAATCGTGGGGACTGGTGTGCAAGGGTGGAGCCATTTAAAAGCGGCCATTGCGGTTCGACCGATTAAACAAGTATTTCTGTTTAATCGAAATATTGAAAAGGCAGAAGCGTTTGCGAATAAAATTCGTGAAGTCTACCCAATGATTGAGGTTTATTGTTCAAATATAGAAGATTTAGTGAGACACTCGGAAATTATCGTTACTGCAACTACTTCGACAACTCCAGTTCTTCCTGATTTAGCGTCAAGTATGTGGGAAGGTAAATTAATTGTGGCTGTTGGGTCTTTCAAACCGAATATGCAAGAGCTTCCTCGTTCATTACTTGAGGCAACATCTACATTTTTCATCGATACTATTAATGCCATCAACGAATCAGGGGATATCATTCGTGCGAAAGAAATCCATGGTAATTCTTTTCAATGCCAATCAATTGATCAAATTGTACAGATGAATCCAGACATAGGGAGAATAGGAATATTTAAAACGGTAGGGTCAGCTTTATTTGATTTATTAACGGTTCGGGCGGTTTATGAAGCATTTTATCAGGGGGAATGA
- a CDS encoding tripartite tricarboxylate transporter substrate binding protein, with protein sequence MKKRMTILAAFLALSLAACGGASESSSSNGEKESFQPSKPIEVIAPAGPGGGWDTTARTVAKVLEEEQLIDQRMAVVNKPGGGGAVGWAYVHGKKSDPHTLFVTSPPILFVPLNGQSELDHNDFTPIAGVIADYAAFIVSADSPFNSMSDLVNALKEDPQSVSVVGDSAPGSMDHLVFVKAAKAAGVDVKQLKYVSAQDGNGMSMLLGGKVDVYSTGLAEATEQARAGKVKVLAITAPDRLEGDVISTFPTLKEQGIDDEFIVWRGFMGPPEMDEAAVTYYENAILDMMETDTWKEQRDNFGWTDNFMASDEFKAHLDEEYEVMKEIMEEIGLVN encoded by the coding sequence ATGAAAAAGAGAATGACGATTTTAGCAGCTTTTCTTGCTCTTTCGTTAGCGGCTTGTGGCGGAGCGAGTGAGTCTAGTTCCTCAAATGGGGAGAAAGAATCCTTTCAACCTTCTAAACCAATAGAAGTAATTGCACCAGCTGGACCAGGCGGTGGATGGGATACGACTGCACGTACGGTTGCAAAAGTGTTAGAAGAAGAACAACTGATTGATCAACGGATGGCAGTTGTAAATAAGCCAGGTGGTGGCGGTGCTGTTGGGTGGGCTTATGTTCATGGAAAAAAGAGTGATCCGCACACGTTGTTTGTCACTTCTCCACCAATTTTATTCGTACCGCTAAATGGACAATCAGAGCTCGATCATAATGATTTTACACCGATTGCGGGAGTCATTGCGGATTATGCGGCGTTCATTGTAAGCGCAGATTCACCTTTTAATTCGATGAGTGACTTAGTGAATGCCTTAAAAGAAGATCCCCAGTCCGTTTCAGTTGTAGGGGATTCCGCTCCTGGAAGCATGGATCATCTCGTTTTTGTGAAGGCAGCGAAAGCAGCTGGCGTTGATGTGAAGCAATTGAAATATGTATCGGCACAGGATGGAAATGGCATGAGCATGTTGCTCGGTGGAAAAGTCGATGTGTATTCAACCGGACTAGCAGAAGCAACAGAACAAGCCCGTGCTGGAAAAGTAAAAGTATTAGCCATCACGGCACCTGACCGCCTTGAAGGAGACGTCATTTCAACGTTCCCAACACTAAAAGAGCAAGGCATTGACGATGAGTTCATCGTTTGGCGCGGATTCATGGGTCCTCCAGAAATGGATGAAGCGGCGGTGACTTATTATGAAAACGCGATTCTAGACATGATGGAGACTGATACTTGGAAAGAACAGCGCGACAATTTCGGATGGACGGATAATTTTATGGCAAGTGACGAATTTAAAGCTCATTTAGATGAAGAATACGAAGTAATGAAAGAAATAATGGAAGAAATCGGCCTCGTTAATTAA
- a CDS encoding GntP family permease, with product MNGGLLFLVLLLGVCFIVFASVKWKLHPFLSLLVASFLVGILAGLPLNEVVNAVNQGFGGLMGYIGIVIVAGTIIGTILERSGAALKMAEVVLRVVGEKRPQLAMSLIGAIVSIPVFCDSGYVILSSLKKALAKKTKVALASMSVALATGLYATHTLVPPTPGPIAAAGNIGATDYLGTIIVIGIVVAIPTIFIGYIWAVKFASKIEIEGEGSNALNYDEIVKGFGELPSAVKSFSPIVVPILLIGFGSIVSFFGWTGTLATGLLFLGQPVVALLIGVFLSFSLMPKRDEETMTGWISDGIKDASNILLITAAGGAFGSVIKATPVAELIQGIAAGGLLNGVLVLFIPFIVAAALKTAQGSSTAALVVTSTLIAPLLPEMGIEGAIPLALIVMSVGAGAMAVSHVNDSYFWVVTQFSGMKVTDAYKAQTVATLLQGVTALVITMILWVIFV from the coding sequence GTGAATGGTGGATTATTATTTTTAGTCTTATTACTTGGAGTGTGTTTTATTGTATTTGCTTCGGTGAAGTGGAAACTGCATCCGTTTTTATCATTACTAGTTGCATCGTTTTTAGTTGGAATTTTAGCTGGTCTACCATTAAATGAGGTCGTAAATGCTGTTAATCAAGGTTTCGGTGGGCTTATGGGGTATATAGGTATTGTCATTGTAGCTGGGACGATTATTGGGACCATTTTGGAAAGGTCAGGGGCAGCTTTGAAAATGGCCGAAGTTGTGCTTCGTGTTGTCGGTGAGAAACGGCCCCAATTAGCTATGTCATTAATAGGAGCCATTGTTAGTATACCTGTATTTTGTGATTCAGGGTATGTCATTTTATCCAGTTTGAAGAAAGCGCTTGCTAAAAAGACAAAGGTTGCATTGGCATCGATGTCGGTTGCGCTTGCAACGGGTCTATACGCGACCCATACGTTAGTTCCGCCTACACCGGGGCCGATAGCAGCAGCTGGTAATATTGGAGCTACCGATTACTTAGGAACGATTATAGTGATTGGAATCGTTGTTGCCATTCCAACGATTTTTATCGGTTATATATGGGCGGTGAAGTTTGCGAGTAAAATCGAAATTGAAGGCGAAGGAAGTAATGCACTGAATTATGATGAAATCGTTAAAGGATTTGGAGAGCTACCATCTGCAGTAAAGTCATTTTCACCGATTGTAGTGCCTATCCTATTGATTGGATTCGGATCGATTGTTAGCTTTTTCGGATGGACAGGTACTTTGGCAACAGGTCTTTTATTTTTAGGTCAACCGGTTGTTGCGCTATTAATAGGAGTTTTCCTTTCGTTTTCTTTAATGCCTAAACGGGATGAGGAAACAATGACAGGTTGGATAAGTGATGGGATTAAAGATGCTTCAAATATCCTTTTAATTACGGCTGCTGGTGGTGCTTTTGGTTCGGTTATTAAAGCAACTCCTGTTGCAGAACTGATTCAAGGAATTGCTGCTGGTGGTCTATTAAATGGAGTATTGGTTCTTTTCATTCCATTTATTGTAGCAGCGGCTTTGAAAACGGCTCAAGGATCATCGACTGCGGCTCTCGTCGTTACTTCAACGCTCATTGCACCTCTATTACCTGAAATGGGAATCGAAGGGGCTATACCGTTAGCGTTAATTGTCATGTCTGTTGGAGCGGGAGCAATGGCCGTTAGCCATGTGAACGATAGCTACTTTTGGGTTGTTACACAGTTTAGTGGCATGAAAGTAACGGATGCATATAAAGCCCAGACAGTCGCGACATTATTGCAGGGGGTAACTGCATTAGTCATAACGATGATATTGTGGGTGATTTTCGTTTAG
- a CDS encoding tripartite tricarboxylate transporter TctB family protein has product MNLRTTNRKISILLILFSTLYLTLSFQLPKFPYAIVDSDILPKGLGFLLLVLSIGLFFDKNEKKKEGKQAAKKEKTLLVGIVGMILLYIFLLEIVGFVLTTVAFLFAMTRLLGYENWKVNGLVALSFSFVIYLSFNYLLNIYLPQGILPF; this is encoded by the coding sequence ATGAATTTACGAACAACCAATCGAAAGATTTCAATTCTCTTAATCTTATTTTCAACTCTTTATTTGACGCTCAGTTTTCAACTGCCGAAGTTTCCTTACGCGATTGTAGATTCTGACATTCTTCCGAAAGGGCTAGGCTTTCTTTTACTTGTCTTATCAATCGGTTTATTTTTCGATAAAAACGAAAAGAAAAAGGAAGGAAAACAAGCTGCTAAAAAAGAGAAGACACTATTGGTAGGTATCGTTGGAATGATTTTGCTTTATATTTTTCTACTTGAGATTGTCGGCTTTGTCCTTACCACGGTCGCCTTTTTGTTCGCAATGACTCGATTGCTTGGCTATGAAAATTGGAAAGTGAATGGCCTTGTCGCCCTATCGTTCTCCTTCGTCATCTATCTATCTTTTAATTATTTGCTGAACATTTACCTGCCTCAAGGGATCTTGCCATTTTAA